Below is a genomic region from Leptotrichia shahii.
AGTAGGTAGAATTAAAATTCTTTAAACCCTACCGAGGTAAATATTATTACAAATAGATATTAAAGTTAAATAATAAATATTTTTATAATATGATACCTCTGGGCTTATTGTTTTTGTTTCAGAGGTTTTTATTATAAGGAGGTGAAGTGAATTGCCAGCACAAGAAAAATTAGAAGTTGTAAAAAGTTTAGTTGAAAAATTAAAAGATGCTAAAGCAGTAGTATTTGTTGATTATAAAGGGATTAGTGTTAATGAAGATACTGAACTTCGTAAAAATGCTAGAGAAGCAGGAGTAGAATACTTTGTTGCTAAAAACAGATTGTTTAAGATAGCATTGAAGGAAGCAGGATTTGACACTGACGTTGATGATCTGTTGGAAGGAACTACATCATTTGCATTAGGATATGAAGATGGAGTTGCGCCATCTAAATTAGTTTTTGATTTTGGAAAAAAACTAAAAGACAAATTAGCAATTAAAGGTGGATTATTAGAATCTGAAAGAGTTGACGTGTCAACTGTTGAAGCATTGGCTAAATTACCATCTAGAGATGAATTACTTGGTCAAATTGCTTACGGATTGTTGTCACCAGTTAGAATGTTGGCTGTGGCATTATCAAATGTTGCAGAACAAAAAGAAACTGGAGCAGCAGCTGAATAATTAAATAAAAATATTAATAAATTGAAGTAATAAAAAATAAATTTAAAAAAAGAAAAATTAGGAGGAAATAAAATAATGGCATTTAATAAAGAACAATTTATAGAAGATTTAAAAGCTATGTCTGTATTAGAATTAAAAGAAGTAGTTGAAGCTATTGAAGAAACATTTGGAGTATCAGCTCAACCAGTAGCAGTTGCTGGAGCAGCAGCAGCAGGTGGAGCAGCTGAAGAAAAAACTGAATTTGATGTAATCTTAGTATCTCCAGGAGGAGCTAAATTAGCAGTAATTAAAGAAGTAAGAGGAATTACTGGATTAGGACTTAAAGAAGCTAAAGAATTAGTAGAAGCTGGTGGAAAAGCAGTTAAAGAAGGAGTTTCTAAAGAAGAAGCTGAAGCAGTTAAAGCTCAATTAGAAGGTGCAGGAGCAACTGTAGAAGTTAAATAGTCAAAATCAAAATCAAAAGTGAAGACACTCTTAGACGTTACAGAGAGTGTCTTTTTCCACTATAAAACTTTAAAATTGAATAGACAATTTATTCTTTTTTGTATTAATTTTTAGAGATAAAAATAGGTCAAAACAAATTCATAATTATAATACAGCAAAGCTGCTTATGAAAAGACATGAATATTGAAAAAATAGATTGTTTTTTAGATAAATTTGATTATTTTTAAATAATTGAATTATGAAAAGTAGTTTTGATATATAAAACTTAAAGCGAACATAATTATAGATGTTTAGAAATTTAAATTTAGAAGTTTATATAAAGCTTAATTTTTGATTTGAATTGAAGAAGAATGTGTTCTTTATAGGGAGGAATTTTTTAAATGAACAAACTTATTGAAAGATATAGTTTCGGAAAAATAGTAGACAGAGGGGAAATGCCGCACTTCTTAGAATTTCAAATAAATTCTTATGAAGATTTTTTGCAGACAAAAGTGCCGCCTCAAAAGAGAGAAAATAAAGGTTTTGAAGCGATCTTTAATGAAATTTTTCCAATTGAATCCAGCAATGGATTATTGAAATTAGAATACTTATGGTATGAAATTCATGATAATGATGAGCCTTTAAATGATGAATTGGAATGTAAAAAAAGAGGTAAAACGTATTCTGGTCAATTAAAAGTTAGATTAAAATTAACTAACAAGAGAACAGGAGAAATTCAAGAGACATTAGTTCATTTTGGAGATATACCGCTTATGACTGATAAAGCAACATTTATTATAAATGGTGCAGAAAGAGTCGTTATTTCCCAATTACACAGATCACCAGGAATTACTTTTAACAAAGAATTGAATATTCAGACAGGAAAAGATGTGTTTATTGGAAAAATTATCCCTTATAAAGGAACATGGCTTGAATTTGAAACTGACAAGAATGATATTTTAAATGTAAAAATTGATAGAAGAAAGAAAGTTTTATTGCCTGTTTTCCTTAAAGCAGTTGATTTTTTCCACAGTAATGAAGAAATTATGAATGAATTTTTTGAATTAAAGAAAGTAGAATTGTCAGAACTTTATTCAAAGTATAGAGATACTGAGTTGGAAGAAATTTTGCGTTCACGATTAGAAGGAAGTTTTGTAAGAGAAGATATTTTAGATGAAGAAACTGGAGAATTTGTAGCGGAATCGGAAGAAATTATTGATATGCCTGTCATTCAGAGAATAATTGACGCAAAAGTACCTGTACTTAGTATTTGGGAAGTAAAACCTGAAGATAGAATTATTGCTAATGCTTTGGTTCACGATAATACAAAAAACAGTGATGAGGCTGTTATAGAAGTGTTTAGAAAATTACGTCCAGGAGACTTGGTAACTGTGGACAGTGCCAGATCGCTTGTTAAACAGATGTTTTTTAATCCACAAAGATATGATTTGGCAGATGTTGGAAGATACAAGGTTAACAAAAGATTAAAACTGGAAGTTCCAGCAGATGTAATTGTATTGACAAAAGAGGATGTTTTACAGACTATTGAATATGTGAAAAATCTTGTAAGCGGAGAAGGATTTACAGATGATATTGACAATTTGTCAAATAGACGTGTAAGAGGTGTTGGAGAGCTGCTTTCCATCCAAATAAAAGGTGGAATGCTTAAAATGTCTAAAATGGTCAGAGAAAAAATGACAATTCAAGATATCACAACATTGACTCCACAAAGTTTATTAAATACAAAACCATTAAATGCGTTAATTCTTGAATTTTTTGGAAGTGGACAGCTATCACAATTTATGGATCAGTCAAATCCGTTATCTGAATTGACTCATAAGAGAAGAATTTCGGCATTAGGACCGGGAGGGCTTTCTAGAGATAGAGCAGGATTTGAGGTTCGTGACGTTCATAACTCGCATTATGGAAGAATTTGTCCAATAGAAACTCCAGAGGGACCAAACATCGGACTTATCGCTTCACTTTCAACTTATGGAAAAGTTAATAAATACGGATTTATTGAAACTCCGTTTGTAAAAATAAATGATGGAAAAGCTGATTTTAATGATATTAGATATTTAGCCGCTGATGAAGAGGAAGGACTGTTTATCGCACAGGCTGATACTCCTATTGACAAAGATGGAAACTTCTTGACTGATGAAGTTGTGTGCCGTTACGGAGATGAAATTGTACATATTGATAAGTCAAAAGTTGATATTTTGGATGTGTCGCCTAAACAGCTAGTATCTGTTTCAGCGGGATTAATTCCATTCTTGGAACATGATGATGCCAATCGTGCGTTAATGGGGTCAAATATGCAGCGTCAAGCCGTACCATTATTAAAAACTCAGGCTCCTTATGTAGGAACTGGGCTTGAAAGAAAAGTTGCTGTGGATTCGGGAGCAGTTATTACTTCAAAAGCAGCAGGAACTGTAACTTTTGTAGATGCAAGAAAAATTATTGTAACTGATGAAAATGGAAAAGAACATTACCATAGATTACTAAACTTTGAAAAATCTAACCAGTCAATGTGTTTACATCAAAAACCAATTATTGACTTGGGAGATAAAGTTAAAAAAGGCGATATTATTGCAGATGGACCATCTACTGCAGGTGGAGATTTGGCATTAGGTAAAAATATCCTGCTGGCATTTATGCCTTGGGAAGGATATAACTTTGAGGATGGAATCCTTATTTCTGAAAGACTTAGAAAAGATGATGTATTCACGTCAATTCATATTGAAGAATTTGATATTGAGGCAAGAACTACAAAATTAGGAGATGAAGAAATTACAAGAGAAATTCCTAATGTTTCTGAGGAAGCCTTGAGAAACCTTGATGAAAATGGAATTATAAGAATAGGAGCTCACGTAATTCCTGATGATATTCTTGTTGGAAAAGTAACTCCTAAAGGGGAAACTGAGCCACCAGCAGAAGAAAAACTATTACGTGCAATCTTTGGGGAAAAAGCAAAAGATGTAAGAGATACTTCATTAAGACTTCCGCATGGGGTAAAAGGTACTGTTGTAGACGTACTTGAGTTATCTAAGGAAAATGGAGATGATTTGAAAGCTGGAGTAAATAAACTAATCAGAATTTATATTGCGGAAAAAAGAAAAATAATGGTTGGGGATAAAATGTCTGGACGTCATGGAAACAAAGGGGTAATTTCAAGAGTATTGCCAGTCGAAGATATGCCGCATTTAGAAAATGGAACACCAATAGATGTTTGTCTTAATCCGCTTGGAGTACCATCACGTATGAATATTGGACAGGTTCTGGAAGTGCATTTGGGACTTGCAATTGGAGATATTGACAAATATATTGCAACGCCAGTATTTGACGGAGCAAGTGAAGAAGATGTTAAAAATTACTTGGAAGAAGCTGGATACAGCAGAACTGGTAAAGTAAAACTAATTGACGGAAGAACTGGACAGCCATTTGACAATCCAGTAACAGTTGGACGTATGTATATGCTAAAACTTCACCACTTGGTAGAAGATAAAATGCATGCCAGAGCAATTGGACCATACTCACTTGTTACTCAGCAGCCACTTGGAGGAAAAGCCCAATTTGGTGGACAAAGACTTGGAGAAATGGAAGTTTGGGCATTGGAAGCCTACGGTGCGTCAAATATCCTTCAAGAAATGCTTACAGTTAAATCAGACGACATTAGCGGAAGA
It encodes:
- the rplJ gene encoding 50S ribosomal protein L10, translated to MPAQEKLEVVKSLVEKLKDAKAVVFVDYKGISVNEDTELRKNAREAGVEYFVAKNRLFKIALKEAGFDTDVDDLLEGTTSFALGYEDGVAPSKLVFDFGKKLKDKLAIKGGLLESERVDVSTVEALAKLPSRDELLGQIAYGLLSPVRMLAVALSNVAEQKETGAAAE
- the rplL gene encoding 50S ribosomal protein L7/L12, which codes for MAFNKEQFIEDLKAMSVLELKEVVEAIEETFGVSAQPVAVAGAAAAGGAAEEKTEFDVILVSPGGAKLAVIKEVRGITGLGLKEAKELVEAGGKAVKEGVSKEEAEAVKAQLEGAGATVEVK
- the rpoB gene encoding DNA-directed RNA polymerase subunit beta, translated to MNKLIERYSFGKIVDRGEMPHFLEFQINSYEDFLQTKVPPQKRENKGFEAIFNEIFPIESSNGLLKLEYLWYEIHDNDEPLNDELECKKRGKTYSGQLKVRLKLTNKRTGEIQETLVHFGDIPLMTDKATFIINGAERVVISQLHRSPGITFNKELNIQTGKDVFIGKIIPYKGTWLEFETDKNDILNVKIDRRKKVLLPVFLKAVDFFHSNEEIMNEFFELKKVELSELYSKYRDTELEEILRSRLEGSFVREDILDEETGEFVAESEEIIDMPVIQRIIDAKVPVLSIWEVKPEDRIIANALVHDNTKNSDEAVIEVFRKLRPGDLVTVDSARSLVKQMFFNPQRYDLADVGRYKVNKRLKLEVPADVIVLTKEDVLQTIEYVKNLVSGEGFTDDIDNLSNRRVRGVGELLSIQIKGGMLKMSKMVREKMTIQDITTLTPQSLLNTKPLNALILEFFGSGQLSQFMDQSNPLSELTHKRRISALGPGGLSRDRAGFEVRDVHNSHYGRICPIETPEGPNIGLIASLSTYGKVNKYGFIETPFVKINDGKADFNDIRYLAADEEEGLFIAQADTPIDKDGNFLTDEVVCRYGDEIVHIDKSKVDILDVSPKQLVSVSAGLIPFLEHDDANRALMGSNMQRQAVPLLKTQAPYVGTGLERKVAVDSGAVITSKAAGTVTFVDARKIIVTDENGKEHYHRLLNFEKSNQSMCLHQKPIIDLGDKVKKGDIIADGPSTAGGDLALGKNILLAFMPWEGYNFEDGILISERLRKDDVFTSIHIEEFDIEARTTKLGDEEITREIPNVSEEALRNLDENGIIRIGAHVIPDDILVGKVTPKGETEPPAEEKLLRAIFGEKAKDVRDTSLRLPHGVKGTVVDVLELSKENGDDLKAGVNKLIRIYIAEKRKIMVGDKMSGRHGNKGVISRVLPVEDMPHLENGTPIDVCLNPLGVPSRMNIGQVLEVHLGLAIGDIDKYIATPVFDGASEEDVKNYLEEAGYSRTGKVKLIDGRTGQPFDNPVTVGRMYMLKLHHLVEDKMHARAIGPYSLVTQQPLGGKAQFGGQRLGEMEVWALEAYGASNILQEMLTVKSDDISGRTKTYEAIVKGQAMPEADAPESFRVLIKEFQSLGLDVALYDKDGEQIELDKNVDA